cactatttctgggataagcagtataaaatgttttgtacatttttgggatcttgccaggtatttgtgacctggattggccactgttggaaagaggatgctaggctcgatggacctttggtctttcccagtatggcaatacttatgtacttatgacattctCCAGTGCAGCATTAGCCGCAGCATTAATGACCGATTTACTGCGTTGAGATTAGTGACAGGGAGGATGGACCTTATGGTACCGAGCTGTCCCATGGTTTAAAGGTGTACAGAGAGGGTGaggaatgacaccccccctccaatATCGAAACAACCCACCCACCCTGGTTAGGGAGACGCCAAAGAAGTACTTCAGCGGCAGAGAAATATACAGCATTGTGGTAGAAAGTATAAACAAACTGTATCCATAGTGCTGCTGGCACACTGCCAGCAACACCAATAATCTTTCCTGGccgtactttttttttcttttcttaaaggAATCTGATACTATTTACAGAATTATAGGGACAGATTAAGCATTAACTGAGAAATAAGTGAAGACCGAAATCACTGTTTCCCCTGCATGAAACAGATTTGTttcttggttctctagtgttgtaTTAGTATTAATTAAACTGTGAGTTTTGTTACTATAGTAAGTGAAAAATAAAAGAGATTTACTGTGCTACTATGGGGGGGTctcttactaagccgcggtagcttTTTTAGCTcactgtagaaatcagctggcagtgaaAGCCGAGGCGCCATAGGTTGGGTCTGCAGTTTAAGAAATCATTTGTAAGTTGTTCACCACTACGCTAATGGAACTCCTGGAGATGTATTTTTTACAAGTAGTAACTATCTCTGTAGCCGTTGCTTTCCTGGGTATATAATAATACTGTCCATTGATTTGCTCTGCACCAGCCAAAGCTCTTCATTGGTAGACATGTTAGAGCAGGTGTGTACTAGCAACGTCAGCAATGCTCCTATTTTCATACCGAGATTAATGGAAAATATCACCATTAAATGAAAGCTGTGTTAGGAGGGGATCTGGGGCAGGAGATGTAAGAGGagtttggggtggaggggggagttttTGAGAAGTCTGTGAAGGGAGGAagattatattcaaaatgtatttgtcagtgctccaggaCTCCCAACTTATATCCCCCGCCCTctcctaacagagagaatgcaaaacctaggaggtttaataaaacctcacaagtttgctattgttttcaatagtgataGCAACTGCTTTGTTCTGGTCAATAAGGCAGCGATGGGGAgaatggcttcaactttttggtgTCAGGTGgactcctgtcattaaacctccttgctaaCGACATCAGAAGTCATCGTCTGATCTACTGACATGTGGGTTGGTGACCTCCACTTGTAGTGATCTGGCTGCTCGTGGAGATCGCCACACACATgtgcagagctgccaaattacccattccaggaggaagactttttgaCCAGTACTGGCTTAAaacttacatctcaaagcagTGTAGCATTTGCAGGCCATGATTctgtccattgaaatcaatgttgtaggtcccataatgcaccaggacgaGACTGGCAGAAATTCAGGACTGGCCAaagagtctccctcctggaatgggtaacttggcagctctgcatgtgccagtagatcaggtgacctctgatggtGCTGGCAGATAGATGTGTGTCAGTAtgctcaaggaggtttaatgacaggagctGGCATGAGCCTATTTGGCGCATTatttgggctgaagccagtgggtggagcttgcctCCATATTGGCCAGAACAATTGCTATCGCTAtcgaaaacaatagcaaagttgtaaggttttattaaacctcctaggttttgcatttctctggggggggaggggggatttgggaAGCTCCAGAGCTTTGCTTAGTTATTTCCAATGCTGTTTTGTCTATTTCAGTGGTgcactatatgcctttatttttttaaatatagtattgaaatatctttattatcatcataagaaaaaataaagggCAAATATagctgaaatccacaatacagcattgcaaataacaaagcaatctCTGGAGTACTGTCAAATATTTTGAatataactcttcccccttcacAATCACAGACCCTTCGAAAACTCCCCAATTTCAATTACACCGATCCCATCCTAACACAGGGAATGCAAAACCTAGGAAgtttaataaaataaaacctcacgtttgttattgtttttgaggcagccatgggcaaagaaattgTTAATTCTGTTTTAACTCTTCAGTTCTgtaaagtgatggaggaatgccatatggtttagattatttagaagttTAACGTTTGCcgggctaaaggttagaaaggtcagagagagaaactttctttgaccccttgtgagtgatggatggttaaggctagttcatagatATTATTTTACCACATATGGGTGTCATTATGAACAAGGCATGTtgcagacatactgtagttttaaaaggattagttttaaaatgcttagaaggagatagtgtaagtgtagatattcctgatgtttagatttgttttataaggaattttgatttctgcttattttagaatatgttttattctgtgtaattaataagttttgtttctatgtagaatatctgttcaactcagtgttactttacaagtaagactgcagttgaaaaggtcatcatctggtttgaattatccacagtcctagctagttcaatgtatgaagctaataggtgaaagaggtcagaaaaagtcaacttacttccttgatggattatagcaaaatgtaggactgtatgccattaagcaagactggccccttagcccctaaatgaacctaagttagtatgaagttgattgggaaactgattatgtgaataataataaaatgcaagagttctggtgcccaattgtctagcgtgagaggccccaggtcataggtcagtttagaaaatatcaaacctatgtaactgatattttgaaatatatgtatagaaatgattggttcagacagggtaattaatctattctttaccatctggaaagtaaggggggctaggagggggttagaactgtatataactgggagcagaagcagcttacgtcagaagaaggagctgagaaggagagaagagaactgaagaggacagacagaagccacaaagagctgagaaagagaagaagagacttaatgctgatgtcctactttgtttgctggcaaataaagaagatttctccctcattctggtgtgtgctgtttgactcctgaagtaccacagattctgctaacactagtggtaattcctgcaacatttTCAATAGCGATAGtaccgactgttcacttgtctattagattgtaagctctttgagcagggactgtctctctttgttaaattgtacagcgctggtaaccctagtagcgctctagaaatgttaccggtaagtagtagtagtagcaattgtTTTGATCTGACCAATATGGCGGTTGCGCAGGAAGGGTCGCTTCAGTTCTGTGACGTCATGCCGACTCCGGTGTTGAACATCTTTAGCCTCGCTATACCAGCCGAGCCGAGGCAAAAAGCAAGTGTGGCTGCGCCGAACCATCGCAGGGAGCAGAAGGAGCCGGCGGCAGTACCTACTTTCATCCCGATCGCGGACAAGGAAGAGACTGGACGACAGAGGATGGAGGGGAGATCGGTCCCCTGATCTCCCGAATGCGTGTGACTATGTTTAAAAAGTATTCAATGGTGCAGCACAGCAACACTGGTCTAAGCTCCTAATCTCCTTAAGAGCAGTGTCAGTGTCTGTGGTTAATGACCTAAAAAGCCCACATTGGTTCCTGTCTTAGAGATCATGCCACAAGGCTCTTCACAGTTCCATAAAGCAGAAACAAAGGCATTACAGTTGCATTAGAACAAGTATAAAGAAGTGGACCGAtggagaagaaagagaaacacAGGGAAGACTCTGCAAgcaaattgaaaaagaaaaggaaaaatcacCTAGATGCAGAAGAAGTTGATAACGACCAGGAACGAAACAGCATTGACCTATGCCAGCCAGGGCTTGGAAAGGCTCTGCAAATTGCAAAACGGAAGTTAATTGTACACCTGGATCTAAACAACACCATTCTTGTGTCCGATGCAGTCACAAACCAAGGCCCAAGGTCAGCTTTAAACTCTTACCTAAGCACTGTTACCTGGGGAAAGATGAGTGAAACAGGTAAGATCTATATCTGATAATTAAAAAAAGAGCTAGACTGAGTGAAGATTGCAAGAGAATTTCGTTTCTTCCTTGTTCTCTGCCTGATTAATATTTCTTGCTCATATGGTCTGAACACTTCCTTAATCTGGTCAGCAATAGTGATGTATTTGCTAAAATAAGCCTTATAGCTTCCTAGTTTATACAGTTGCATTGGTTTGACACCAGAAGGCAGTTTGATACATGACAGTTTAGATGTACAGTTTCCTGTATATTGCATGAGATGATTACGAAGGGCACCATTAGGTGTGCGCCgaagcccatgggaatagaatgggccccttgtaccaagctgctgtaaaagggggcctgcggtggCATTGCTGCGTGGATTTGCtgcacaccaaggcccccttttcccACAGCGGTTAAAAGGTTGTTTTCATCCCAGCATCCAGAAATGGCGCTGCGTCAATTCGTGGCCATTTCCAAAGAGAGTCCATACTGCCACCTGCACTAATCTGGtggtagaaaaataaaaaatatttttgttgtgcCAGAAATGGGAACTACTAcgactactatttagcatttttatagcgctacaaggcgtacgcagcaatGGCAGTAGTTTCCATATGGCGCGTGACGTCACGGTAGCTCTACCACAGCATTGCAAAAGGGCCTCTTAGGACACTGCTAATCagcagtgcagctttgtaaaaggagtcctaatttttttttttttaatttcaagggCCTTAGTTGTCCATTCCTTCTAAAATATGCTTTAACCCTCTTTTTTTGCCATAATGACAGATGCTCTTCCACTTCCAATTCTCACCTTCTTTCCCTATAGCCAGGACATTGCAAGAACCACTTTCtaactatttgggggggggggggggggggacagttggCAGTTTCACACCTACCTTTattatttatgcatgtatttacaaGTTCTTTAAGGTAAGGCCGTACAGATTTGAAATGAAatatttgctatttatttattttttaggatttatttaccacttttttgaaggaattcttcacagcaagaataagtcaaacataagcagtagacaattacagcagtaaaaatattcaaataacaatacaaagtatggcatagtatactgcttacaatgttGAAACAAGCCAAAGAGTCATGCTTTTGCCAAAAATGTTAGCATCAAGAACATTTAGAGGTCAGATAATTGcacaatatttttattaattgaaAAATTTCTAGAATTTTTCACAATTACACATTGCTTTACACTGTTTTGTTACAAATTGTGGTAAATAATTAAATCAGGCGCTTGACAGAAATTATGTGGTCCAGATATGATGTATATTCctatttttctttaaatattgCAGTGGCTGTCTATACTGAATACAGTTGTGTTGTATCTTTTATaaccaaataaatacataaatatacataCAATTATTTATTAGTGCATGTGGCTCTTTAAACAAAACCTGTGCAGCTTTCAGTGGAGGtgtgatttattatttattgaggttttttttgttattgtttgttttgttgtacATTGTTCTAAGTCCTTTGATGTTAGAGCATTTCATAAAATTGAGTAAATAATTTGTCTCTGTGCTTGAGTATTTGTTTTGCTCCCTGTGTTGCAAATATTACTCTGAGTTGGGAAGTGTTTCTGGCTCACAAGTTGACTTTTTAACAAAAGAATGAAAAGACCAAAGAATCTATGAAATATGTGCATTTTCACAAGTCTGTATGTTTTGTCAAATTGAGAAGTTGTCTGAATTATGGTTGTTGGTGTTTCAGGTGAATGGCAGTGGTTGACTGATTCACTTTCGCTCTTGCCACCCTGCCAGGCTGCAGTTAATTATTATTCACAGTTTGGTCCTGAAACTGATTTTACCAACACAGCACCGGGACGGCATTTCAAGGATGTTTACACCGACCACCTGAGACTGCTGGAGTGGAGTGGTGAAGCGGATGAAGTGTTCTCCACCACAGGAGAAGATGGGAAAAGGTACCACTGGATCCTGCCCTCATTCTTCCATCTCCTAGAGAGCTTGCACCTGGAGGGGAGACACTTCACTGTGGTGCTACGAACATTCGGTACTGATCTTCCACGTGTTCTTCATTCCATCCGTTGCGCTTTGGAAGGACAACACCCCCATTTTCCTCATCTTCGTCTCGTATCGGTGAGTGTGTGCACTGTTGGTGGGCATCTGAGAGCACCAGTCAAATGAGGAATCCACAAAGTGAAGGTCTCTAGGAGTTCCTCCTGCTGATAACTCTAGATGTCCTGTTGGAGATCCCCATAGTAATAGCAGCTGCTCACTCAAACAGCGTCAGCAAAGAGTTTCCATTCTGTCCTGCCTTATCATCTCAGGAAGGATAATGTAACATATGACACTGCCCTTCTCTTGTTAGGAAAAATCCTATTCTGCTTTCCACCATTACCACCAGCTTATGGCATTTATGTAGGACCATATAAAATGCAAACTTTTCTGTTGGAGACCATTTTAGCCATTGTGGTATTCCTAGGTTTAGGACATCTTATGTATCTAGAAACTCAGAGACacatggagtggaagagtagcctggtggttagagcagcaggctgacgATGCTGACAACTAgaaactgagggccagatgcacaaaggtgcCTGGAAAAGAACCATTCACTATTCCCACCACGGTAAAAATTACCGTGGTGGAAATAGTGAGcaattctcaaaaaaaaaaattgcatgcaaatgagttgcATGGACTTTTGCCATGCAGCTTGGTAGGGAAGGCTGCTATGAAATGCACAGAGCATCTGCCCGCAAAGCTGTAAATGCCCAAAACAGCCCTCCGCAACATttcatggctttcatacacgcatacaAGCTGTGTGTATTGCTGATACAGAATAATTTTAAAGTGCTCACTTTGTGGCAGTCCAGAACTGGGAAGGTCGATGTAGGAGGCCGAGAAGCAGCATTAGCGAGAGAGagactctcccccccctccccccccttccccggcTGACTGCCAGAGCTGAAGCAGCATAACTTTttttccttacccccccccccccccccccacacacacacacgtctcTGTTTAGGACCTTCACCATGTGCAGCTTTTTTCACAGAAACGTTTGCAGCTCAGGAGATGCTTAGGAGCCTAGTAAGAATTAAAGAGGTGCTTATTCGGGTGCCGAGAGGCGAGAGCTGCATATTGCGGGGCTGAGGCTGCGGCGGGGAGCCGAGAGTGGAGCAAAAGCGGTGGCAGCCAAGCCCCTTCCCCCGCTGTCCCAGCTCCAGCCGTTTAGCTACGCTGTGCGGAGCTGCAAGGGAGAGCCCAGCTGCActaaagtgacaagattccactgCTTGAGAGAATTAcggctgctccagacctcccattaaatGTTGCTCGCTAAAGGTAGGAGGTCCTTGCTGTGCATCCCTCAAAATGCACATTTGATtgccagtggagtggaggagtggcctagtggttagagcactggtcttgcaatccagaggtggctggttcaaatcccactgctgctccttgtgatcttgggcaagtcacttaaccctccattgcctcaggtatagacttagattgtgagccctcctgggacagataaatatccatagtacctgactgtaactcaccttgagctaattctgaaaaaggtgtgagcaaaatctaaataaataaacagcttaTTTAAATATATTAGCATAGGATTCCCATTGCCTGTTGCCGCACACAATAAAAAGCATTCCCCGCTGGATAGCATGCTGGCTGAACTGGCTGGAACCGGTCAAAAACGTGTGTTGCTGGCccggtaagttttgtgcatcgggccctcagAGACATAATTCATAA
This is a stretch of genomic DNA from Microcaecilia unicolor chromosome 6, aMicUni1.1, whole genome shotgun sequence. It encodes these proteins:
- the LOC115472860 gene encoding uncharacterized protein LOC115472860 isoform X2, producing the protein MEKKEKHREDSASKLKKKRKNHLDAEEVDNDQERNSIDLCQPGLGKALQIAKRKLIVHLDLNNTILVSDAVTNQGPRSALNSYLSTVTWGKMSETAPGRHFKDVYTDHLRLLEWSGEADEVFSTTGEDGKRYHWILPSFFHLLESLHLEGRHFTVVLRTFGTDLPRVLHSIRCALEGQHPHFPHLRLVSLPVDQIPGRIRCNKREVILSRGCEQVSTKPDARNIYSYFSSLEGIGGFQDHFDWWARNRFTSKGGKPFWIDPDDISVQHIFIDDNIRADGDYNIVFPQVFLKRADGHIRTALASELYNICLVQTNLLRAIAEKNYFLECVKDCEEKYDRYIASSETE
- the LOC115472860 gene encoding uncharacterized protein LOC115472860 isoform X1, whose translation is MEKKEKHREDSASKLKKKRKNHLDAEEVDNDQERNSIDLCQPGLGKALQIAKRKLIVHLDLNNTILVSDAVTNQGPRSALNSYLSTVTWGKMSETGEWQWLTDSLSLLPPCQAAVNYYSQFGPETDFTNTAPGRHFKDVYTDHLRLLEWSGEADEVFSTTGEDGKRYHWILPSFFHLLESLHLEGRHFTVVLRTFGTDLPRVLHSIRCALEGQHPHFPHLRLVSLPVDQIPGRIRCNKREVILSRGCEQVSTKPDARNIYSYFSSLEGIGGFQDHFDWWARNRFTSKGGKPFWIDPDDISVQHIFIDDNIRADGDYNIVFPQVFLKRADGHIRTALASELYNICLVQTNLLRAIAEKNYFLECVKDCEEKYDRYIASSETE